One window of the Salvia splendens isolate huo1 chromosome 1, SspV2, whole genome shotgun sequence genome contains the following:
- the LOC121754445 gene encoding protein DETOXIFICATION 33-like, whose protein sequence is MDGAGKQPLLENRGGGGFLENFGVESKTLWGISGPAIFTYTCQYSLGALTQIFAGQLGELELAAVSVENSVIANLVFGAMLGMGSALETLCGQAFGAGQIRMLGVYMQRSWIILLVTSFLLLPIYLFAPPILTFFGESDEISQAAGWFAILMIPQMFAYAVNFPIQKFLQSQRKFMVMAWISLFVLILHTFFSWYLIMYLGWGLVGAAITLNVSWWLIVILQLVYIFYTKSDGAWSGFSWLAFRDLYDFVKLSLASAVMLCLEVWYLMGLLVIAGYLDNPVIPVDALSICMNINGWDAMISVGFNAAISVRVANELGAGNARAAKFSVVVVSITTILIGVVCMATVLATKDFFPYLFTNSDAVAKETTRLSTLLALTVLLNGLQPVLSGVAVGAGWQSIVAYINIGSYYIVGLPLGILLGFIFDFGSMGIWGGMIGGICLQTLILIGIVSTRNWEKEANEAESRVKKWGGNLANH, encoded by the exons ATGGACGGCGCCGGGAAACAGCCGCTTCTCGAGAATCGCGGCGGCGGTGGCTTCTTGGAGAATTTCGGCGTGGAGTCGAAGACGCTGTGGGGGATTTCTGGGCCTGCGATATTCACCTACACCTGTCAGTACTCGCTCGGCGCCCTCACGCAGATCTTCGCCGGCCAACTCGGTGAGCTCGAGCTCGCCGCCGTCTCCGTCGAGAACTCTGTCATTGCAAATCTTGTTTTTGGCGCCATG TTGGGAATGGGAAGTGCTTTAGAGACATTGTGTGGGCAAGCATTTGGTGCAGGGCAGATCAGGATGCTTGGTGTTTATATGCAAAGATCATGGATCATCTTGCTTGTCACGTCGTTCTTGCTCCTTCCGATCTACCTATTTGCTCCTCCTATCCTCACATTCTTCGGGGAGTCTGATGAGATTTCTCAAGCTGCAG GTTGGTTTGCGATTTTGATGATACCACAGATGTTTGCGTATGCGGTGAATTTCCCTATACAGAAGTTCTTGCAATCGCAGAGGAAGTTCATGGTTATGGCGTGGATATCCCTCTTCGTTCTGATTCTGCACACGTTCTTCAGCTGGTATCTGATCATGTACCTCGGGTGGGGGCTTGTTGGAGCTGCAATCACTCTCAACGTGTCGTGGTGGCTCATTGTGATCTTGCAGTTGGTGTACATCTTCTACACCAAGTCTGATGGGGCGTGGAGTGGCTTCTCTTGGCTGGCCTTTCGCGACTTGTATGACTTTGTGAAGCTCTCTCTGGCCTCTGCTGTCATGTTATG CTTGGAGGTTTGGTATTTGATGGGGTTGTTAGTGATAGCAGGGTATTTGGACAACCCTGTGATACCGGTCGATGCCCTTTCAATTTG CATGAATATCAATGGATGGGATGCAATGATCTCAGTTGGATTCAATGCTGCCATAAG TGTGAGAGTCGCCAACGAGCTCGGGGCAGGCAATGCAAGGGCTGCAAAGTTCTCGGTGGTGGTGGTGTCGATCACCACCATCTTGATCGGGGTGGTTTGTATGGCTACTGTGTTAGCCACCAAGGATTTCTTCCCTTACCTCTTCACAAATAGTGATGCGGTGGCGAAGGAGACGACAAGGCTATCCACTCTCCTCGCACTCACTGTCCTACTCAACGGCCTTCAACCCGTCTTATCCG GGGTTGCCGTGGGAGCTGGATGGCAATCAATTGTGGCATACATCAACATTGGGTCTTATTACATTGTGGGGCTACCACTCGGGATACTCTTGGGCTTTATTTTCGACTTTGGCTCCATG GGAATTTGGGGTGGAATGATTGGAGGAATTTGTCTGCAGACACTAATCTTGATAGGCATCGTATCAACTAGAAATTGGGAGAAAGAG GCCAATGAAGCAGAGAGCCGTGTCAAGAAATGGGGTGGAAATCTTGCCAACCACTAA